The segment CTTGCCCGACTTCGAGTAGCCCGCGGCCAGGTAGCCGGCGAGGAACGCGGCCTGGTGGGTGGCGAACTGCATCGGGTAGACGTTGTCACCCGAGCTGCCGCTGTCGACGATGCCGAACTGCGAGTCGGCGCTCTCGCCCGCGACCTTCTTGGTGGCGTCGCCCATCAGGCCGCCGACCGCGAGGATGAAGTTGCACTTCTTGCTGACCGCGCCACGGAGGCCGGGCTCGTAGTCCGCCTCGGACGACGAAGCCGTGTACGAGGTCTTGATGTTGCTCTGCTCACCCTTGGCGGCCTCGAGGCCGGCCCAGGCGGAGGCGTTGAACGACTTGTCGTCGATGCCGCCGAGGTCGGTGACCATGCAGGCCGCGTACTCCGCCGCGGCGGAGCTGCCACCGGTCGGGGTCTCGTCAGGGGCGTCGCCACAGGCAGCGGCAGCGAGCGTCAGCCCACCTGCCGCGAGAATCGCCACGATCCGCTTCCCACGTACTGGGCGCAAGACGCCCTCCTTCCACTGCTCACCGAATCCGTACGGTGAATCTCAGGTCGGCAGCGTAGCCGTGGCCAAACGCCCCGGCAGAGGATCGTTCCGGACTGTTCGCGCACCGTTACCTGGTTGCAATCCCAGGTCCCGGTCGAGACGTTTCTGTATCACGTTGTACGCCCGGGAAACGGGCAACCCGGATATCATGCGGCTCTTCGAAGGCGCGGGTGGCCAGCGCACTGTTATCAGCACCTTAACAGTCGTTAATGCCAAAAAGGCTGATTCAGCGCGACAAATGAATCGCGCACCGCTTAGTGATCGCCGCGCGGCCCAGTGTGCCTGATCCAGATGTTCTGGCCCACCGGGGCGGTCTTGTCGTCCGCCGACAGGTCCACCACCCGGCCGTGCGGGCTGGTCGCCGCCCAGGCCGCGCCGAACAGCAGCAGCTGGTTGAAGACGTACAGGTAGACCAGGGCGCCGACGGCCGAGCCGACCAGCGCGTACGCCGGATTGCGCTCGACGAGAGCGACGAACGAGCGGCCCACGGTGTTGAGCAGCATGATGCCGATGCCGACCTGGAGCACCGGCGGCGCCATCCGGCGGGCGGTCATCCGCAGCCGCGGCACCGCGGCCAGCAGGGCCGCCGCCAGCAGCATGTTCACGCCCAGGGTGAGCACCCAGCTGACGATCGAGAGGACCGTGGTGAATCCGCCCCCGGCCAACCAGTGCAGCAGCCGTTCCAGGCCGTAGACGGCGAGCTGGGAGAGCGCCAGCAGGAGCAGGACGCCGATCAGCACCACCAGGTCGACCACCTGACGTACGCCGATGTAGCCGGGCTGCTCCCGCAACTGCCAGATCAGGCGCTGTGAGGAGCGGATCGACTCGACCCAGCCGATGCCGGTGAACGTCAGGCCGAGGATGCCCACGATCCCGACGGTCTTCTTGCTGTCGACGATGGCCTGCACGTCCAGGAAGGGCAGGTTGTTCGCGAGGAAGTCGACGACCAGGTCGAACAGCTCGTTGTTGTTGGTCAGCAGGATGCCGAAGACCGAGTACCCGATGAGCAGCAGCGCGAAGATCGCGAAGAAGCCGTAGTAGGCGATCGCCGCGGCCAGCCGGCCACCTTGGACGTCCTCGTAGCGCAGGATCGCCCGGCACAGATGATCGAAGTACGGCGACCGGTAGCGCAGCGCCATGATCCGGGCCTCAGCCGCGTCATAAGCCCGGTCGATCGGATTCACCGGCAGACCGTAACCGACATCACGCCGAACGAGGGCTCAGCCGAGCGGGAAGTCCCGCCGTGGGCGCCACGGGCCTTCTCCGCCGTGCGAGAACAACGTGAAGTAGCCGACCTCGAAGCTGGCCGAGAATCCGGCCAGATCCTCGAAGACCGCGTCCAGCGACTCCGGTGGCACTTCCTGCGCGACAGTGACGTGCGGGTGATACGGGAACCGGGTGTCCCGCCGCACGTCCTCCGACCGTGTGATCGCCTCGGCCAGCAGCTCACACTCGCTGATGCCCCTTGCCAGCGTCACGAAAACCACCTCGGTGACCGGCCGGAAGGTGCCGGTCCCGCGCAGGTGGATGACGAACGGCGGCTGCGCCGAGGCGATGGCCTCGAGATGCTTCTCCACCGCCGGCAGCGCGTCGGTCGCCACCTCGGTCGGGCCGAGGAGGGTGACGTGTGCCGGCGTGTAGGCGGCCTGCGGATCGCCGGCCTCGGCACGCCGGCGGGTCAGCATCGAACCCCAGGGTTCCGGGATGTCGATGGCCACGCCGATGCGCGTGCGGGCCGGTACCGGTTCGGGCACCGCGGTCAGGCCCCGCGGGCGGGGCTGACGAAACCCACGTTCTGGTACGCGTGAGCCAGCGTCACCGCGGACACGGCGCGCGCCTTCTCGGCGCCGATCGCGAGCACCTTGTCGAGCTGCGCCGGATCGTCGAGGTACGCCTTCGTCCGCTCCTGGATCGGCTTGACGAACTCGACCAGCACCTCGGCGAGGTCCTTCTTCAGGTCGCCGTAACCGCGTCCGTCGTACATCTCCAGCAGTTCGTCTATGGCCCGGTTGGTGAGCGCCGCGTAGATGGTCAGCAGGTTGCTGATGCCCGGCTTGTTCTCCTCGTCGTAGAGGATCTCCCGGCCGGTGTCGGTGACCGCCGACTTGATCTTCTTGGCCGAGCGCGCCGGGTCGTCCAGCAGCTCGATGATGCCGTTCGGCGAGGAGGCCGACTTCGACATCTTGCTCGTCGGGTCCTGCAGGTCGGTGATCTTCGCGGTGTCCTTCACGATGTACGCCGAGGGCACGTTGAAGGTTTTGCCGTACCGGGTGTTGAACCGCTGCGCGAGATCCCGCGTCAGTTCCAGATGCTGCCGCTGGTCCTCCCCGACGGGAACCTGGTCGGCCTGGTAGAGCAGGATGTCGGCGGCCTGCAGGATCGGATAGGTGAAGAGGCCGACGGTGGTGCTGTCCTGGCCGGCTTTGGCCGACTTGTCCTTGAACTGCACCATCCGGCCGGCCTCGCCGAAACCGGTGATGCAGCTGAGCACCCAGCCCAGCTGGGCGTGCTCCGGCACGTGCGACTGGACGAACAGGGTGCAGCGGTCCGGGTCCAGCCCGAGCGCGAGCAATTGCGCGACGGAAACGCGAGTACGGTTACGGAGAGCAACCGGGTCATGCCCCATGGTGATCGCGTGCAGGTCGACCACGCAGTAGAAGGCGTCGTGCGTGTCCTGCATCGACACCCAGTTGCGTACGGCGCCGAGGTAGTTGCCGAGGTGGAAGGAGTCGGCGGTCGGCTGAATGCCGGAGAGCACACGCGGGCGGCGGGCAGCGTCGGACATGGGCGCCATTGTGTCAGCACCGCCCGGGATACCGCGAATCCCCCACCGGTTCGTGCCGATGTTCGAACCTGTTGACTTATGAGCGTTTATGAGAAATTCTGAAGTCGTCAGTTTAGCGAAAGGGCCTGAGTCGTGAAATTGCTCGTCACCGGTGGCGCCGGCTACGTCGGCAGCGTGACCAGCAGGCTGCTGCTGGACGCCGGCCACGAGGTCGTCGTCCTCGACAATCTCCGCACCGGCTTCCGCGAGGCGGTGGCCCCCGACGCCACCTTCGTCCAGGCGGACATCGCCGACGCCGCTCAGGTGCTGACGCCGGACGCGGGCTTCGACGCGGTGCTGCACTTCGCCGGCCTGATCGCAGCCGGCGAGTCGATGGCCAAGCCGGAGCTCTACTGGCACGAGAACGTGGTGAAGTCCCTCGCCCTGCTGGACGCGATCCGCGCCGCCAAGGTGCCCCGCGTGATCTTCTCGTCCACCGCCGCGGTCTACGGCAACCCGGTCGAGCTGCCCATCACCGAGTCCGCGATCAAGGCTCCCACCAGTACGTACGGGTCGACCAAGCTGACCTTCGACCTGGCGCTGACGTCCGAGACGTTCGCACACGGGCTGGCCGCCGTCTCGCTGCGCTACTTCAACGTGGCCGGCGCCTACATCCACGACGGGCACGAGATCGGCGAGCGGCACGACCCGGAGACCCACCTCATCCCGATCACGCTGCAGGCCGCCGCCGGCAAGCGGGAGAAGCTCCAACTCTTCGGCGACGACTATCCCACCGCCGACGGCACCTGCGTCCGCGACTACATCCACGTCGAGGACCTGGCCCGGGCCCACCTGCTGGCGCTGGACGCCACGGTGGCCGGCGAGCACAAGATCTACAACCTGGGCAACGGCAACGGCTTCTCCAACCGGCAGGTGGTCGAGGCGGCTCGCGAGGTCACCGGCGCCGCGATCCCGGTCGAGATCGCCCCGCGGCGCGACGGCGACCCGGCCACCCTGGTCGCCGCCTCCGACCGGGCCCGCGCGGAGCTGGGCTGGGTGCCGCAGAAGAACACGCTGCAGGCGATGATCGGCGACGCCTGGACCTTCTACCGCAAGCACGTGGCATGAGCGCCTCCGAGGCTTTCCAGGAGGCGTACGGTGTGGAGCCGGCCGGGCTGTGGGCGGCGCCCGGCCGGGTCAACCTGATCGGCGAGCACACCGACTACAACGACGGCTTCGTGCTGCCCTTCGCCCTGCCGCAGCGCACCGTGGCGGCGGTCGGGCCGGCGCCGGACGACCGGTGGTCGGTCTGCTCCACGCTGACCGGCGAGCCGGTGACCTTCGGGATCACCGAGCCGGGCGAGGTGACCGGCTGGGGGGCGTATGTGGCGGGCGTGGTCTGGGCGCTGCGCGACGCCGGTTTCGACGTGCCGCCGGTCCGCATCGCGATCGACTCCGACGTGCCGCTCGGCTCCGGTCTGTCCTCGTCGGCCGCCCTGGAGTCGGCCGTGCTCACCGCGCTGGTCGACCTCGGCGGGCTGGACCTGCCGGTGGAGAAGCGGCCCGCGCTGGCCCAGCGCGCGGAGAACCTCTACGTCGGCGCGCCCACCGGCATCCTCGACCAGTCCGCGTCCATCCGCTGCCAGGCGGGCCGGGCGCTGTTCCTCGACTGCCGCACCTACCAGGTCGAGCAGATCCCGTTCGACCTCGCCGCCGAGGGCCTGGCCATCCTGGTGATCAACAGCAACGCGCCGCACCAGCACGTCGACGGGGAGTACGGCGCTCGCCGCAAGTCGTGTGAGGCGTCCGCCGCCGTCCTGGGCGTGGCCGCCCTGCGCGACGTGGGCGTGGACGAGCTGCCGGCCGCGCTGGAGCGGCTCGACGACGACGTGCTGCGCAAGCGCACCCGGCACATCGTCACCGAGAACCAGCGGGTGCTGGACACCGTCACCCTGCTGCGCTCCGGCCGGGTCCGGGAGATCGGCCCGCTGCTCACCGCCTCGCACGCCTCGATGCGCGACGACTTCGAGATCACCGTGGCGCAGGTGGACGTGGCCGTGCAGGCCTCGCTGGAGGCGGGGGCGTACGGCGCTCGGATGACCGGCGGCGGGTTCGGCGGCTGCGTGCTGGCCCTGGTGGACAGCGACCGGGCGGAGGCGACCGCCACCGCGGTGGCCGAGGCGTACGCCGAGCGGGACTTCACCGCCCCGACCAGCTGGGTGGCCGTCGCCGGTCCCGGCGCAACCCGGCTGTAACGCTTCGAGCAGCCCTGCGGCGGGTATGGCACGTCCCATGACGACCGAGACCGACCCGCCGCAGGACCAGCCCCGGGAGACGAACGAGCCCAACGAGTTCGGCTTCGGCGGGGAAGGCACCGCCCCGCAGCCCGAGCCGACCGGTGACGTCGACGGCGAGAGCGTCGCGATCCCGTCCGGGGACCTCACCGGCGCCATCACCGAGGCGATCGAGGAACGGCTCTCCGACGACGGCGACTGAGCCTTTCGGGCCCCTCGCTGCCACCAATCCGAGGGGTGCCGTCGGCCTTTCGCCTGATCACCCGCAGGAGCGAGACCAGAGGCTCACCGGACGGGCACGCGGTTATGGTGTCCGGCATGGGGGTCAGCCCACCGCACCTGCGCGATGACACCGCGCAGGGTGTCGCAGTCAGCGTCGATGCCGGTGACGACGCTGTCGTCTCCGTTCTGACGGTGCGGGGCTCCTGGGACGCGCCGCTGCGCTACCACACCTCGGTGACGCTGCGCCGATGCTTCACCGAGCATCCCGACGGCCTGATCGTCGACCTCGCCGGCCTGCTCGACCCCCACAGCGAAAGCGCCTCGACGTGGGTGACCGCCCAGCACGTCGCCGCCGGCCTGGAGCCGCCGGTGCACTTCGCCCTCTGTGTGCCCCCGGACCTGCCGCTGGCCGACCGGATGCAGGCGCTGGGGGCCGGCCGTTTCCTGCCGGTGTACGCGAAGGTCCGTCAGGCCCGGGTGGCCCTGGCCGGCCGGATACCCGGCACCGAGCGGGTGGCTGTGACCCTGCTGCCCGACCCGGACGCACCGAGCGTGGCCCGCAACCTGGTCGGCGACGCCTGTCTGCAGTGGGGCCTCGGGCACCTGCTGTATTCCAGCCGGCTGGTGATGTCCGAACTCGTGACGAACGCCGTCGAGCACGCCCGCACCGAGATCCGCGTGGTGGTGACCCGGCGTGGCGCCGGTCTGCACCTCTCGGTCGGCGACGGGGATCCCGTCCTGCCGCAGATGATCAGGCTGACCCGGCCGCGCCCGGACGTGCCGCTCGACGTACGCGGTCGCGGCCTGCGGACCGTGCACGAGACGGCCACGCTGTGGGGCGCCATGCTGGCCGAGAACGGCAAGGTGGTGTGGGCGACGATCCGGGCCCGTGACGAGGACCCGGATCGGTCGTCCCGCTAGGCGCTAGCTGGCCTCGATGATCATCCCGGCGCCGACGGTCCGGTTGGTGGTCTCGTCGATCAGGATGAAACCGCCGGTGGTCCGGTTACGCCGGTACTCGTCGGCGAGCAGCGGCACGGTGGTGCGCAGCCGGACCCGGCCGATCTCGTTGAGCGCGAGCTCGTTGGCCGACTCGTCGCGGTGCAGCGTGTTCACGTCGAGCCGGTACTGCACGCCGCGGACCACGGTCCGGGCGGTACGCGTGGTGTGCTTGATCGCGTACTTGCCGCCGACCCGCAGCGGGGCCGTCTCGTCCATCCAGCAGATCATCGCCTCGACGTCCTGAGCCGGCGTCGGGGCGTTGTGCGGACGGCAGATCATGTCACCGCGCGAGATGTCGATCTCGTCAGTCAGGCGGACCGTCACCGACATCGGCGGGAAGGCCTCGTCGACCGGGCCGTCGGCGGTGTCGATCGACGCGATCGTGCTGGTCATCCCGGACGGCAGGACCATCACGTCGTCGCCGGGCTTGAGGATCCCGGAGGACACCTGGCCGGCGTACCCGCGATAGTCGGTGACCGTGGTCGACTGCGGACGGATCACGTACTGCACCGGGAACCGCACGTCGACCAGGTTGCGGTCGCTGGCGATGTGCACGTGCTCCAGGTGGTGCAGCAGGGACGGGCCTTCGTACCAGGGGCTGTTCTCCGAGCGGGTGGCGATGTTGTCACCGTTGAGCGCGGAGATCGGGATGATGGTCAGGTCCGGGGCGTCGAGTTTCGCGGCGAACGAGGTGAACTCGTCGGCGATCCGCTCGAAGACCTTCTGGTCCCAGTCGACCAGGTCCATCTTGTTGACGCACAGCACCAGGTGCGGCACCCGCAGCAGGCTGGTCAGGAACGCGTGCCGGCGGGACTGCTCGACCAGGCCCTTGCGGGCGTCGACCAGGATCAGCGCCAGGTCGGCGGTGGAGGCGCCGGTGACCATGTTCCGGGTGTACTGAATGTGCCCCGGGGTGTCGGCGATGATGAACTTGCGCCGCGGCGTGGCGAAGTACCGGTACGCCACGTCGATGGTGATGCCCTGCTCGCGCTCGGCGCGCAGGCCGTCGGTGAGCAGCGCGAGGTTCGTGTACTCGTCGCCGCGGGACGCGCTGGCGCTCTCCACGGCCTCGAGCTGGTCCTCGAAGATCGTCTTGGTGTCGAAGAGTAGGCGGCCGATCAGGGTCGACTTGCCGTCGTCGACGCTTCCGGCGGTGGCGAACCGCAGCAGGTCCATGCCACGCGAGGCGGCGGCGTCAGGCTGGATGACTGCCTGGCTCATCAGAAGTAACCCTCTCGCTTGCGGTCTTCCATCGCGGCCTCGGAGACCTTGTCGTCGCCACGGGTGGCGCCGCGCTCGGTGATCCGGGTGGCAGCGACCTCGTCGATCACCTTGTCCACCGTGTCGGCGTCGGAGAGCACGGCCGCGGTCTGCGACGCGTCACCGACCGTCCGGTACCGCACCCGGCGGACCTCGGAGGTCTCGCCGTCGCGCAGCCGGATGAACTCGTTGACCGCGTAGAACATCCCGTTGCGCTCGACGACCTCGCGGTCGTGGGCGTAGTAGATGCTCGGCAGCGGGATCTTCTCCTTGGCGATGTAGTGCCAGACGTCCAGCTCGGTCCAGTTGGAGAGCGGGAACACCCGGATCGACTCGCCCGGGTGGTGCCGGCCGTTGTAGAGCGCCCAGAGCTCGGGCCGCTGGTTCTTCGGGTCCCACTGGCCGAACTCGTCGCGGAAGCTGAACATCCGCTCCTTGGCCCGGGCCTTCTCCTCGTCCCGGCGGGCGCCGCCGAAGAGCGCGTCGAAGCGGTACTTCTCCACCGCGTTCAGCAGCACCGGCGTCTGGATCCGGTTACGGGTGCCGTCCGGCAGCTCGCGGACCAGTCCGGTGTCGATCGCCTCCTGCACGCTGGCGATCACCAGGTTCAGGCCGAGCGTGGCCACCCGGCTGTCCCGGTACTCCAGGACCTCGGGGAAGTTGTGGCCGGTGTCGACGTGCATGACCGGGAACGGGATGCGCGCGGGGGCGAACGCCTTCTCGGCGAGACGCAGCATCACGATCGAGTCCTTGCCGCCGGAGAAGAGCAGCACGGGGCGCTCGAACTCGGCCATGACCTCCCGCATGACGAAGATGCTCTCGGCTTCGAGAGCATCGAGATGCGAGACGCGGTAGGGCTTCGTCTGGCTCATGGGTTCAGTCCCCAGACCTTTCGGGGTTATCGGCCGGTTTCCGGTTCGTCATTGTTGCGGAAGATGCCGCTGTAGCGCAGCAAGCAACCGAGGAGCGAGATCTTTGCGACAGACGACGAGGTCGGGAAGCTTGGGATCGGCTTCGTTGTAGCTCAACGGTGAGCCGTCGATACGTGACGCGTGCAACCCCGTGGCCAATGCCACAGCAACCGGAGCGGCCGAGTCCCACTCGTACTGTCCGCCGGCGTGCACGTAGGCGTCCGCCTCGCCGCTGATCACCGCCGCGATCTTCACACCGGCCGAGCCCATCGGCACCAGCTCGGCGCCGAGCTCCTCGGCGAGCGTGGTGACGAACGCGGGCGGACGGGTCCGGCTGGCCGCGATCCGGATCGCGCCGCCGGTCGCCGCCTCCAGCGGCATCGGCGGGTAGGCCGGCGGTTTGTCGGTGGCCAGGGTGCGGTGCTGCGCGGGCATCGCCACCGCGCCGGCCGCGAGACAGGACGGGTTCGACGAGTCGGCGGTCCAGAGCGCCACGTGTACGGCCCAGTCGGTGCGGCCCTCCTCGGAGAACTCCCGGGTGCCGTCGAGCGGGTCGACGATCCAGACCCGCGAGGCGCCGAGCCGGTCCGGGCGGACCGTGGTGCTCTCCTCACCCTCCGGCCAGGCGACCCGGGCGTGCTCGTCCTCCTCGGAGAGCACCGCGTCAGCCGGACGCCAGCGGGCCAGCTCAGCCCGGAGAAGGTCGTGCGCGGCCTGGTCACCGGCGGCCTTGAGAGCCTTCGGGTCGGCGTACCCCATCTCGTTGCGAACCTGGAGAAGCACCTGGCCGGCGCGGTCGGCCAGCCAGCGGGCGAACGCGGCGTCGATCACCGGCGGTGTGCCGTTCTCGCCGGCGTCCCGCTGACCAGCAATGCGTGCCGACGTCTTCGTCTGCTCGCCCATCGTCTAGCTCCTCACTTCGCCTCTCGGCAGCCAGCGACCTTCAGTACGCTCCGGATGACCGCGCCACCGCGGTCACCGTCCTGAGCAGGATCACCAGATCCAGGCTCAGGGACCAGTTCTCGACATAGCGAAGGTCGAGCCGGACCGCCTCCTCCCAGGAGAGGTCGGAGCGCCCGGAGACCTGCCACAGGCCGGTCATGCCGGGCTTGACCGCCAGCCGGCGCCGCACATCGTCGGCGTAGGCGGCAACCTCCGTCGGCAACGGCGGCCGTGGACCGACCAGCGACATCTGCCCCAGCAGGACGTTGAGCAGCTGCGGGAGCTCGTCCAGCGAGAACCTGCGCAACCACCGTCCGACCGGGGTGACCCGCGGGTCGTCGCGGATTTTGAAGAGCACACCGTCGTGCTCGTTGAGGTGCCTCAACTCGCTCAGGCGAGCCTCGGCGTCGATATACATGCTGCGGAACTTGAAGATCCGGAAATGACGGCCGTCACGTCCCACGCGCACTTGCCGAAAGAGTACCGGGCCACGCGACGTAAGGCTCACGCAGAGCGCCACGCCCAGGAGCACCGGACCGAAAAGGATCAGGAGCAGGAGCGCACCTGCACGATCGACCACGTCCTTGACCAGGCGCGATCCGCCATGCAGCCGGGGATGTTCGACGTGCAGCATGGGCAGGCCGTCGAACGGCCGGATCGTGGTACGCGCACCGGCCACATCGACCAGCGCGCTGGCCACCACGAGGTCCACCTCGTCCCGCTCGAGCTGCCAGGCCAGCCGGCGTACCGCGGCACCGTCCAGTTCGGGGCAGCTGGTCACCACGACGGTGTCCGCGTCCGCCTGCTCCACCGCGCTGGCCACGTCGTCGAACGTGCCGTAGACGGTCAGATCGGTCACGCCGATCCCGTCGGCGCCCGGTGGCAGGCAGGCGCCGACCACCTCCAGACCGTGATAGCGCTCGCGGCGCAGCTGCCGGGTGATGCCGATGACCGACAGCTCGTGGCCGACCACGATCACTCGTCGGAGGTTCTCGCCGTGTGCCCGGGCGAGATGCAGCCGCTTGCGGAGCACGAACCGGGCCACCACGACGGCGGCTATCGCGACCGGCAGAGCGACCAGAACGTACGAGCGGGCCAGGTCCAGATCGAGGGCGTAGGACACGACCGAGGCGCCCGCAATCAGGCTGACCCCACCGCGGATCACCCGTTGGTACTCGTCGCTGCCGACGAAGAGATAGCGCCGCTCGTACGCCCGGAAGAAGGCCAGCACGACCAGGAGCGCGGCCGGGAGCAGCGCGGAGAGGATCAGGTACCCGCGGTTGTACGCGGTCACCCCGTCCCCGAAGCGGATCATGAAGGTCACGACTCCGGCGACCACCCCGGCGACCAGGTCGCAGAGGACGAGCGCCCAGACGTACCGGCGTTCCCAGAGCTGCCGCCGCGACATCGCCGCATGCCGGCCGCGGGCCCGCACGAACGGGCGGTTGGCCGCACGGGCGGCCTGCGAGCGGCTGGGCCGGGTGGACCAGTGCCGCTCCATCGCATGATTGCGGGCCGGGTCGGGGGCGGATCGTACGTTGCGGGGCGCGGCGTTGCGCTCTCCGGCGCCGGCCGGTGGCGGGCTCAGCGGCGCCACCGGGCCGGGAATCTGGTTGAGTGCCGGTCCCCGGCGCGGCGGTCGCTGCGGCCCCTGGTTCGCCGGGGGATGATTCGCCAGGCCGTACCCGGGCGACGGATCCGGCCGGATTCCGGCCGGGCCCGCCCGGTGCTCAGCCGCAGTTCGGCGGGCCGGCTCAGGCCGGATCACCGGCAGGACCGCCGTCGGCTCGGTCAACGCGCCCGCCCGGTCCTCGGACACGTCCTGCGACATCCCTCGAACCTCCCCGTCCCGTCGACCGGCGCACCGATTGCGTGCGTCCGTGTGACCAACGGATGGACGGTGGAGCGCGTCACGGGATGACTAGGCGGACAAAACGACCCAAACGGATTCTTTGTTTCGTCCCACGAAGATCAATTGCCGTGGTATTTGTTCTGCGCCCACTCGACACCCTCGAGAACGATCGCCTCGACGACGTCGGCTGCCCGATCCACCAGGAAGTCCAGTTCCTTGCGCTCCACTGCGGAGAAGTCGGAGAGCACGTAGTCCGCCGGATCCTGCCGGCCCGGCGGGCGGGAGATCCCGAACCGCACCCGCGCATATTCCTTGCTGGCCAACGACTTCGACATCGAGCGCAGCCCGTTGTGCCCGCCCTCGCCACCGCCACGTTTCGCCCGAACCTGTCCGAACGGCACATCCAGCTCATCATGCACCGCGATCACATTCGACACAGGCACTTTGAAGAACTGCGCCAGCGACACCACCGGGGCGCCGGACAGGTTCATGTAGGTCAGCGGCTTCACCAGAATCAGCCGCGGACCACCGAAGCCGAGCCTGCACTCCGCAGCCTCCGCCTGCGCGCGCTTCGCCCGGCCGAACTTGGCACCGGTACGGGAAGCCAGCAGATCAGCCACCATGAAGCCCACGTTGTGCCGGTTCCCGGCGTACTCCCGGCCCGGGTTGCCCAGGCCGACCACCAGCCACGGCGCCTCGTCGCTCAAAACTTCGCCTCCCACATACGCATTCAGGGAAAGTGCCGTCCGGCACTTTCCCTGATAGCTGGCTTACCGCTGCTGCGCGACTGATTTACTCCGCAGTCTCGCCCTCGGCGGCCTCGCCGCCCTCGCCCGCCTCGTCCTCGGCCGGCGCGACGGTCTGGGCCGCGCTGACGACCGCGAGAACGGTCTCCGGGTCCACCGCGAGCTCGGTGCCGCGGGGCAGCTTCACGTCGCCGGCGGTGACGTGCGAGCCCGCCTCGAGGCCCTCGATCGACACCTCGAGCTCGGACGGCAGGTGCAGCGCGTCGGCGACGACAGCGACCGTGTTCGACTCGTGCACGACGAGCGTGTTCTTGGCGGCCTCACCGGTCAGCGTCACCGGGACGTCCACCTGGATCTTCTCGCCACGCTTCACGATCAGCAGGTCGACGTGCTCGAAGGTGTCCTTGATCGGGTCACGCTGGATCGCCTTCGGCAGGGCGAACGTGGCGCCCGAGCCGCCGGCGATGTCGATCGTGAAAATCTGGTTGATGCCGCCATGACGAATGGCGGCCGCGAACTCACGGGCCGGCAGGGCGATGTGCTGCGGCTTCTCGCCGTGGCCGTACAGCACGGCTGGCACCAGACCCGCCCGGCGCGTGCGACGGGCACCACCCTTGCCGAACTCGGTACGGGGCTCGGCGCTGATCTTTACCTCGGACACGGGGAAACTCCTGAAACTCTTCGAAGCGGGCTGCGTCTAAGTCTGCGGCTGCGGTATCCGGCAGTGCTGCGGTGGTTTTTCGGCGCTGCCGGGCAAGAGGGCGCGCGGGCACAGGCCCGGAGCACCGCGTCGATGACGGCGCCTCGAGCGGACTGCGAACCTCAACAGCCCACGAGGCACCCTCGCCGTGGCAACCGCACTAGCTTACCTGCCACGATCGCGCATCATTCAGCGGGTCCGGCCACCTGGCGGCGTCCGCGCAAAATGACTCCCCGGCTGCAACTTGCACCACATGGGAAACGCCCGTCGGAAGACGGGCGTTCCCAAAGCGGCGAAGATCAGCTGAGGCCACCGAACAAAGTGGTCACCGAGCCGTCGTCGAACACCTCACGGATCGCCCGGGCCAGCAGCGGAGCGATCGACAACACAGTGATCTTGTCCAGCCGCTTCTCCGGCGAGAGCGGCAGAGTGTTCGTCACCACGAGCTCGCTGATCCGGCTGTTCTTCAACCGCTCGGTGGCCGGGTCGGAGAGCAGCGCGTGGGTCGAGGCCACGATCACGTCGGCCGCGCCCTCCTCGAAGAGGATGTCCGCCGCCTTGGTGATCGTGCCACCGGTGTCGATCATGTCGTCGACGATCAGGCAGACCCGGCCCTCGACCTCACCGACCA is part of the Actinoplanes sp. NBC_00393 genome and harbors:
- a CDS encoding 50S ribosomal protein L25/general stress protein Ctc, encoding MSEVKISAEPRTEFGKGGARRTRRAGLVPAVLYGHGEKPQHIALPAREFAAAIRHGGINQIFTIDIAGGSGATFALPKAIQRDPIKDTFEHVDLLIVKRGEKIQVDVPVTLTGEAAKNTLVVHESNTVAVVADALHLPSELEVSIEGLEAGSHVTAGDVKLPRGTELAVDPETVLAVVSAAQTVAPAEDEAGEGGEAAEGETAE